One Felis catus isolate Fca126 chromosome D2, F.catus_Fca126_mat1.0, whole genome shotgun sequence DNA window includes the following coding sequences:
- the LOC111557004 gene encoding translation initiation factor IF-2-like isoform X2, producing the protein MLTSPPTAAGRAPRGRGTAGGPGDDPRGRLPAAKRLQGQRSARPSRGGGRSPQLPAAASEAEQPSAPTSSPRRPRPRLPLRPGHAPSERGALWELWSRAAARGPPAGRRGRGPREPGNYNCGGRSASPGPWAPRRPMRQDHEGLQNKRRWRGERSSRPAAVSAPPSPGGCSWKPGREGAAPPRPVRLLPNIAQPPGFGIRQLPTQMRNQWCRIFDFRAEAFSWFVQCSVASHLLQVPYKNQPPPPATWRDICLRTNPGWVPLNVSCGQLGSSFIGQEYSWRSQEDETGSLSSRQGITCAQTEVYWGTIEKTEESNGLVRGLVETNYWKSVTSSILVFPQTLFEMPLLVVVEAMA; encoded by the exons ATGCTGACCTCTCCCCCCACCGCGGCCGGCCGGGCCCCTCGGGGCCGGGGAACGGCGGGCGGCCCGGGCGACGACCCAAGGGGACGGCTCCCGGCGGCTAAGAGGCTCCAGGGTCAGAGGTCTGCACGCCCGTCCCGAGGAGGGGGCCGCTCTCCCCAGCTCCCGGCAGCTGCGAGTGAGGCTGAACAGCCGAGCGCCCCCACTTCATCCCCTaggcggccccgcccccggcttcCCCTTCGCCCCGGCCACGCCCCCTCCGAGCGCGGGGCCTTGTGGGAGTTGTGGTCTCGCGCGGCCGCGAGGGGGCCTCCTGCCGGAAGGCGGGGCAGGGGGCCGCGAGAACCCGGGAACTACAACTGCGGAGGCCGCTCCGCCTCCCCGGGGCCTTGGGCTCCACGCCGGCCAATGAGGCAGGACCACGAGGGCCTCCAAAACAAGAGGAGGTGGCGCGGGGAGCGCTCCTCCCGGCCCGCCGCCGTCTCCGCTCCCCCTTCCCCGGGCGGTTGCTCCTGGAAACCGGGGAGAGAGggggccgccccgccccgccctgtaCGGTTGCTCCCTAACATCGCACAGCCGCCAGGCTTCGGGATCCGCCAGCTACCTACGCAAATGAGGAACCAGTGGTGCAGGATCTTCGACTTTCGAGCCGAAGCGTTTTCTTGGTTCGTTCAGTGTTCTGTGGCTTCACATCTACTGCAAGTGCCTTATAAGAATCAGCCACCTCCACCTGCTACTTGGAGAG ACATCTGTCTCAGAACCAATCCTGGATGGGTGCCCCTAAACGTTTCCTGTGGACAGCTGGGAAGTAGCTTCATTGGACAGGAATATTCCTGGAGAAGCCAGGAAGATGAAACGGGCAGCCTTTCATCAAGGCAAGGGATTACATGTGCTCAAACAGAGGTGTATTGGGGCACTATCGAAAAGACTGAGGAAAGTAATGGACTTGTCAGAGGATTGGTTGAGACCAATTACTGGAAATCCGTTACTTCAAGCATTTTGGTTTTTCCTCAAACACTATTTGAAATGCCTTTACTCGTGGTGGTTGAAGCAATGGCTTGA
- the LOC111557004 gene encoding translation initiation factor IF-2-like isoform X1, with the protein MLTSPPTAAGRAPRGRGTAGGPGDDPRGRLPAAKRLQGQRSARPSRGGGRSPQLPAAASEAEQPSAPTSSPRRPRPRLPLRPGHAPSERGALWELWSRAAARGPPAGRRGRGPREPGNYNCGGRSASPGPWAPRRPMRQDHEGLQNKRRWRGERSSRPAAVSAPPSPGGCSWKPGREGAAPPRPVRLLPNIAQPPGFGIRQLPTQMRNQWCRIFDFRAEAFSWFVQCSVASHLLQVPYKNQPPPPATWREDICLRTNPGWVPLNVSCGQLGSSFIGQEYSWRSQEDETGSLSSRQGITCAQTEVYWGTIEKTEESNGLVRGLVETNYWKSVTSSILVFPQTLFEMPLLVVVEAMA; encoded by the exons ATGCTGACCTCTCCCCCCACCGCGGCCGGCCGGGCCCCTCGGGGCCGGGGAACGGCGGGCGGCCCGGGCGACGACCCAAGGGGACGGCTCCCGGCGGCTAAGAGGCTCCAGGGTCAGAGGTCTGCACGCCCGTCCCGAGGAGGGGGCCGCTCTCCCCAGCTCCCGGCAGCTGCGAGTGAGGCTGAACAGCCGAGCGCCCCCACTTCATCCCCTaggcggccccgcccccggcttcCCCTTCGCCCCGGCCACGCCCCCTCCGAGCGCGGGGCCTTGTGGGAGTTGTGGTCTCGCGCGGCCGCGAGGGGGCCTCCTGCCGGAAGGCGGGGCAGGGGGCCGCGAGAACCCGGGAACTACAACTGCGGAGGCCGCTCCGCCTCCCCGGGGCCTTGGGCTCCACGCCGGCCAATGAGGCAGGACCACGAGGGCCTCCAAAACAAGAGGAGGTGGCGCGGGGAGCGCTCCTCCCGGCCCGCCGCCGTCTCCGCTCCCCCTTCCCCGGGCGGTTGCTCCTGGAAACCGGGGAGAGAGggggccgccccgccccgccctgtaCGGTTGCTCCCTAACATCGCACAGCCGCCAGGCTTCGGGATCCGCCAGCTACCTACGCAAATGAGGAACCAGTGGTGCAGGATCTTCGACTTTCGAGCCGAAGCGTTTTCTTGGTTCGTTCAGTGTTCTGTGGCTTCACATCTACTGCAAGTGCCTTATAAGAATCAGCCACCTCCACCTGCTACTTGGAGAG AAGACATCTGTCTCAGAACCAATCCTGGATGGGTGCCCCTAAACGTTTCCTGTGGACAGCTGGGAAGTAGCTTCATTGGACAGGAATATTCCTGGAGAAGCCAGGAAGATGAAACGGGCAGCCTTTCATCAAGGCAAGGGATTACATGTGCTCAAACAGAGGTGTATTGGGGCACTATCGAAAAGACTGAGGAAAGTAATGGACTTGTCAGAGGATTGGTTGAGACCAATTACTGGAAATCCGTTACTTCAAGCATTTTGGTTTTTCCTCAAACACTATTTGAAATGCCTTTACTCGTGGTGGTTGAAGCAATGGCTTGA